GCTTTAGAGCTGTTAACTTCAGAATCCCAAGTGTGCCTAAAAACTGGGCAACTGGTTGAAAAGTATGCTTATGTataatagggaatccttccttTGAGTTAAATAGGAAGTAAGGATTGTTTACCAGTGGGTGTGAGTGCCATTGTTAACCACTGCAGCATACCAGAAAATGCATTATCCCAAAACAAAGTATGTTTTAATGGGGAGAGGGAATGAATTTTTCAAGGGGAAATGTCCAAGTAAATATATTACATGTGTAtcacagatcatcaagacagccCTCAGGTCGAGTAACTCATAGGGACTCACTGGAGTTTCAGCAGATAGTCGTACTCATGGTAAGATGTATTACTGTGAAAGGCTACCAAGCACAATCAGCAAAAGGAAAAGGCACTTGGAACAAAGTTTGTCTAAGTCCTGGAGCAGGCTTTGAAGGGTCCTCTCCTAGTGGGATCACATGAGAGGCACTTAATTCCCGTAGTAAGGAGTTGTGATAATACATACGAGATATTGGCAACCAATTGAAGCTTATTAGAGACTCAGTGCCCAGGGTTTTTATTGAGGCTGATCGGTCTCTGCCTGTCATGTACCAAAATTCCAGAttccagggctgggcatggttgctcatgcctatagtttcagcactttgggaaggcgaggcaggaggatcgcttgaggccaggagtttgagattagcctgggcaacatagcaagatgctgtctgtacaaaatatatatatatacaccatatatatatatatatatatatatatacacacacacatgtatttttttttttaattggctggatgtggtagtacatgcctgtagtcttagttaCTTGGGAtattgaggcagaaggattgcttgaggccaggagttgaagattacagtgaactatgatcacaccactgcattctagcctgggcgacagagcaaggccttgtctctttaaaaaaaaaaaaaaaaaaaaaaaagtccagattCCCGGAAGGAAAACAGGTATTTAGCTTGAACTACATTGTTTGTACAAACGGTTTAGGCACAATGATCTGCTCTAACCAGAGAATAGCATGAATCCTCCAAATTCAGGTTCCCAGATGCGCCTCTAGGGCCAGTCTTTTAAGTACATCTTTCCAAGAATAAGCAATCAGGCGAGCTGTATTAACTCTTCTCTGCACAGCATGTTAGCTACCTTATTAAATGGGTCATATATAGAATACAGTAGTTCAGTCAGATAGATTTTAGGGCATCCTAACACTGAAAACTACCAGGTTTATGACTTTAGGTGGATTTCTTACCTTCTCCAAGCTTcggtttctttatctgtaaaatgaggatccATACCTTTTcccacagggttgttgtgaggattaaatgaaaatgtattttaaatagtgCCTGTTGTAAATGCTTAGATGTTTGGTGTATTCTCTCTTATAATCCATATTTAGAAAAGGAGTGATTAGTGTTATCTGATAGGCTTTATTATGGTAACTTATTTTTATAGATGCGAACAAAGAAATACCAACATTGAATAGCGGTctattagaatatttaaaagagtttatgaaatttttttgtcttatttgtaAGCATTTATCTAATTTGAATtgcttgaaattttattttttcgtTCTGTTTTTTAAGGGAAGAAGTAAAAGAgcaactagaaaagaaaaagaaaggctccAAGGCTTTGGctgaatttgaagaaaaaatgaatgagGTTTGTAAAAAGTACCTGttaaaaaaaagactaatttggccagttatggtggctcacacctataattccagcactttgggaggccaaaacgggaggccaggagttcaagaccaacctgggcaacaaagtaagaccgcCCCCACCTCACCGCCTTTTctccatttaaaagaaaaaaaaaaataccctaagTATTTGGGTGTAGCTCTCTCAGTTAAAGAGGTTCTGTATTTTAGAAGTGTTACTGTTATAGTGAATACAAGTTTATATTTATGtggatgctttaaaaaatagagaataatcATCTTGTAATATAAGTCATCTAAGACTTGGATAACTTGGATTCCAAGTTAGGGttgagcagtcctcccacttcagcctcccgagtagccgggaccacagttgcaggccactatgcccagctaattttttttatttttaatagagacaaggtctcactatgttgcccaggctggtctccaacttctgagctcaagcgatcttcccgccttagcctcccaaagtactatgattacaggtgtgagccattataCCCagtctgtttgcttgttttgattACAAACATGTATATATAACGTATCAATCACAGTAGTGATTAATTCAACTTTTACAGACTAGACGGAGAATCTAGCCATCTTTGTTGAAAAGAGACCTCAGCTTCAGTAATAATACCTGCTCCTCAATAATACAGAACCCCTATCCCTTAATATGCTCTTTGAAAAGAGCTGGTAGAAGGTCCTTTGGTGATAGGGTCAAGGATTGGCACCTGTGTTTCTTTTACTGTAATTAGAAGCTGAGATGGGTGAGAGGTATTagaggatggagggaaggaagcagTGGCTGTCTCTGTATATTAGGTGTATTAGAAACGATAGATAGCCTCTGATCGTGTTTATAACCTTTTTGCAGAACTGGAAGAAAGAACTGGAAAAACACAGGGAGAaattattaagtggaagtgagaGCTCATCCAAAAAAAGACAGGTAACACCACTTTTAGTTTATCGCTATTCTTAATCTCATAGTTGGATTTTCATAATAATGCTGTATACTACTGTTAATAGATGCATTTGGAAACTCACATCAGCTTATTTAGACTTGTACTTTTGTTTccatttagagaaagaaaaaagaaaagaagaaatctggTAGGGTGAGCaaaagttttccatttttctaaatgTTACAATTAAGAGCCAACAAAACAAGTAAGAATGATTTGTTTAACTTGTATGCTAAAGGTAACTTAAACTCTAGATGAGTCAAGGAACTTAGAGGTTCTTTGATTGTGAAGAGTGGTTTTGTTCTGTCACTGATACAAAAAAAGGTGCCAACCACCTTATAACCTAGTAAATTTTCTGTTGCTATTTAAAGAGAAAGATTGGTGACCATGGCCACATATGTTAAGTTGTTGAGCTTTTGTACAGGGAACAAGtgtgacattttatattttcatatttatgacATGAATATGGCATCTGTTTCTCAGACACTAGATTGATTTCACTAAGTATTTGAGAgactttgtaaaagaaaaaaattctcgcGTCTCACAAGCTTTAATTGTTTTGTGCTTGGTCAAGTATTCATCTTCTTCTTCATCAAGCTCTGATTCTTCCAGCAGTTCTTCTGATTCCGAAGATGAGGTAAGGTTTGCTTATAATGGTTCATGAAATAAtatctcttaatttctttaatgTCAAGTGGAAACCCATTGTGAAATATCTGTTAGAAATGTTGACTTTCAGGTTTTGATTTAATTATCCATAACTTAGAGGACTAACATGAATGAGCGGTAACTAGAAACTTAACTATTggtatataatgtattttttagattttaaaatttgttttgttgaCTTAAAACTAtcagtagaaaaaaatttaaaaaatcaagtgcTATTTGACTAGATGCTAGGCATTACATGTGATTCAAATCACTTGATCTTTATAACAGGAAAGTGATGTATTAAGAAAAAAGTATAGAAACTGATCCTTTCATTAAATTTTGTTCACTGATAaaagttttatattaataaatgtgtaaattagatttttgagacagaaagcaaatgtttctaaaaatatttcatgtaggataagaaacaaggaaaacggagaaagaaaaagaagaaccgTTCACATAAATCTTCTGAAAGCTCCATGTCAGAAACTGAATCAGACAGTAAGgtaaattattcaaattattaatatattggatacaaagacatttaattttttcttcctacCTTAAGTTgctctgaatttaaaaataagatagtcTGATATTTGTACTTTGATGTTCTATGCCGCTTAATTGATGTACTTGATAATATCTTGCATGtgacatttaataatttttcaaatgctttcatatatatatctccatgtCTCCACATTTCCATGGCCACTGACATTATTGTCCTTGTTTTCATAAAGCCAAGTTAGAGTTCAGATAAAAAGCATTGGCTTTAAATGATACAGCTGAATTAGAATTAAAAGTTGAATCTTTATCTTCTAAAATCTGGTCCAGTGTCCTTTCTACTATACTATACCTAAATTTATTCTGTACTAACCAGAATTATCAGACACACAGTTGGCTTTCAAACATAAAGGgtcagaaaaaagttaaaaagttctcaaaaaaaagtgttgaTTCCTGAGCCCTGTCTCCGGAGTCTGATACAGTATCTGATTACAGTTGGAAACCTACATCTGTAACAGATGGCTTGTGTGATTCTGATACCGGGGTGTGTATGGACCATAGTTTGACAAACACTATACTAGAGTCTCAGGAAACCAAAGCAGCTGTCTGCATTTATAACAGATAGCTGCTTGCCCCTGTGAGAGATCTTCTGGCAAAATACCTGGCATCTAgaaagtactcagtaaatgttggttttctctttgtcttttaaagCAGAAGAGTCAGTCTCATGATAATgatggctaacatttattgaatgcctactatgtgttaggcacaaTTCTAAGCACttaatttattaactcatttaatctcaaCAACTTTAGAAAGTAATTTGGTAATCTATGGACAAAGTGGATAAGGAAACCAGGCTCAGGAAGATTAATAGCTAGAACTCAAAggattcaaaagaagaaattgttGCCTTCTCAAGTTAGAGTACAACTCCAGTGCATGTGACCACCATAAGCACACAGTCTATGGCACGAAGTTCTATTTTAAAGTAAGCTGTGTGGGTATTACAGACAATACTTTAAGAGTAAATTTGGTATACAGCCAGATAAATAAAGAAGCCTGTTTGCTTACAAGCAAATGCATATATAACGTACATTTCTCTTAAATTTTCAGAATAATATTCTGGGATTGGAGTAGCCTTTTTTCAGTCATAGAGCAAATCACTTTTTGGGTATTTTTGTCCTTGTTCTATAATGCTGTGTCCTTAGCATTTAAAATTGATAACTACATTTCTTTGTTTAGgatagtttaaaaaagaaaaagaagtcaaaagatggaactgagaaagaaaaggtaaCTATACTCTTACATTGCCTTAAGATAGTCTGTCATATAATACTTAATTGACTTAAAGAAATAACAATAATGTGTACCTCTTTTTAATTTAAgacatgtatttatttcatttttgtaatattttatttcaatttaaagcaatttttaatttGGATTCATTATTGAAGCTAAAGGATCAAAAGAGTATTCTAGGCCGAGAATTTGAATTTGTATAGATTAATGGATTATCtcagattaaaaatacaaaataatgcagATGAGcagattaaacatttcttttgatttctttttttctttttcttttgagatgtagtcttgctttgtcacccaggctggagtacagtggtgccatctcagctcactgcaacctctacctcctgggttcaagtgattcccctgcctcagcctccctgtagttgggactacaggtgtgtgtcaccacgcccagctaatttttgtatttttagtagagacggttttgccatgttggccaagctgctctcaaaaccctgacctcaggtgatgcgcctgcctcggcGTCTCTGCGCTCGGCCCATTTCCTTTGATTTCTTAAATCATTTTGAAGAAGGCCCTTCCAATTAAAGAACattaatttctctttcaaattGAATATACTATagataaatattgaaaaatcttCTTACTATTGTAAATAGATGTTTTACCCTCATTTATAACTTATCTGTATAGTTAAAGCAGAATTTATGCCCATCTTAATTTctggtttacattttaaattgttattctggttattaaaaataaagaaaaacctaaagaGGGCAATAATAAAACTATAGACCAGTGTCACTATTTTTTTActcagaatttatatttttttaatgatagaaaatgaaactgaaattcAGTTTGAGTTTTATTTAATATACCATGGTACACAATGGTATATACCATATACAATGGTATATTATGTGCAGTTCACATAATATAACGTTGACATTTTAAAGCTAAAATTCATTATTAGTTAACATATttacagtgttgtgcaaccaccatctcacatttcaaaactttCATCACTCCATAAAAACACTCCATATCCATTAAATAATCACCACCACTCCCTTATTCTCTGGTAACCTCTAATGGGCATTCTgactatggatttgcctattctggatttATCGTATAAAAGCAGTCATACAATATGCAACCGTTTGTGTCTTTCAGCTAGCATagtattttcaaatttcatcCAAGTTGTATCATGTATCAGTACTTTGGTTTTTtgtatggctaaataatattccatttgtgtgtgtgtggcggcgCGGGGGGAGCTGATTTCTctgtccattcatttgttgatggacatttggttttgtttctaccttttggctattataatgATGCTATGGACATTTATAAACACAAGTTTTTGTATGGatgcatgttttcatttctcttgggtatatgcctaggagtggTTTACATAacaatttgcaaataaaaattaattttaaatgttttttaattaatttttaaaattaaccaggcgtgatgtagtcctagctacttgggagactgagcccACAAGGTCATACCACTACACTTTAtcctgggagagagagtgagaccctgcatctaaattttaaaaaaataaaatttaatttaaaaacacacttaGAAAAGAAACTATAATGACCAATTCCAAGAATTCAAGGATAATTTATTAATATGATTTGCCATATTAACTGATCAAGGAAAGAAACCATATTATTATTTCAGGAGTTGCCGGAAGGACGTGATGTAATTCAGCATTAATTCCTGATTTTCAGAACAATTATAAAATAAGTGGttaccctgtttaaaaaaaaaaaaaaaaaaaaagtgtgtgtgaaATTAAATCTGGTAACGTagaaacatgaaatattaaaaCTGAACTGCAATTTTTAAGTACTGAAAATATTAGATACAGAgtgatatacacacatataatcaacaaatattaatatatttaccaGCTGGAATTAGTAAATGATTTATATTGGCTTCAGGTCttgttttatgtaaaaaaaaaagaaaaaagaaaaaagactgggcacaatgactcatgcttgtaatccaaacactttgggaggctgaggcaggaggatcacttagtTTCTCctgagactgaagtgggaggatcacttaagctgaGAAATTGGAGGTTACAAtaagttgtgatcatgccactacactcctgcttggatgacagagtaagactcctatctcttttaaaaaaaaaaaaaaaaaaagtccccaaaCTATCATTTCTTCCTTTGAGGTAGCTGATCCTGAAACTAGTGCATGTCTTTCCCATCCacatttatatacttttattacATTAGTATGTGTTCATAAATAACagaatattgtgtgtgtgtgtttttttgtttttttagttatACCTATGGAATGGGAAGAATATTGTGTATTATCAAAATGGTATCATTGTGTTTCCTTCTGaaacttgtttcttttcattcagcattaCTGTTGACATCTATCCTTATTGATACTttcaagttttgtgttttttgtgttttttttttgcttatggtATTCTACTGATTAATCCACCACAAAGTATTTCTTCATTCTCCTTTTTATGGACATCtagattgttttaatttttcagtaaTGCAAACACTGCTGCTGTGGATATTTCttacccatttcttcttttactgttttttttttttttttttttttttttcccgagacagagtttcgctctgtcacctaggctggagtacagtggtgcaatctcagctcactgcaacctctgcttcccgggttcaagcgattctcctgcctcagcctcctgaatagctgggattacaggcatgtgccaccacaccgggctacttttttgtattttcagtagagatggggttttaccatgttagtcaggctgatctcgaactcttgatctcgtgatctgcccacctcagcctcccaaagtgctgggattacaggtgtgagccactgcgcccagccagttacTGTTAATTTTCTAAAGGATACTTTGGACTGTAATTTCTAAGTTCTAGGATATACATTTAACTTGTGAACATTTTGCTTGCCCAAGTGCTTGTTACTTTGCATTCTTGCTAGTGTGTAAAAATACCCTTGTTTCACATACTTGTCAACCCAGGGAGATGTCATTATTGCAAATTTAATGTATACAAATGGTGGAGCTTCTTAACTTGTTTATTAGCCattcatatttcattttctttgcattGCTTTTCAtagtctttgcccatttttctgttggAAAGAAACAACATTTTCTGGTTCATGGCATCTCTTTACGTGGTTTTTGTGTCTATTATAATTATATGAAGTCTTTAATTTTAAGTCACATAATCATTGTTTTAGCccctttattatttaaaattgttctgAAAGTGCTGATAATAAAATACTCAATTAGAAAATACAGTGGAAGAAAATATCCCATTTATAGTAGTAACCAAAAAACTAtaggaaaattttaaagaagtaaGCAGTACTTATTTGAAGAAAACTATACAAGTCTATTCAGAGACATATATGAAGATTGAATAAATGGAGAGTCATAACATGTTCCTGGGTATAACTTGCCATACTGGATATTAACACATTATAAGAATGCTTTAATTAACATAGTACAGTACTAGTACAGGAATAGACAAAACAGTGGGACAGTGTAGAGTCCAGGTCAAAATTCGAGAATTTGTGGAATGTGGTAATATGATAAAGATGGCATTTCTTGGAACAAAATGACtaatcatttggaaaatataaagcTGGCCACTACATAAAGCCAAATCCCAGACAGCCCAGAGATTTAAATGTATGAAAACGCAACTAGAGAAAGGGTGAATATTACAATACTGGAGTGAGGAAGGCTTATGCCTCAAAACTCAGAAGGTTTTGACCATATATTTCAAATTCTGAATGGCAAAAACTGATTGCAAAAATTAAACTGTGAACAAAGTTTAAATACCATGAACAGACTAAGAAAAACTTCTAAGAATatataaca
This Macaca mulatta isolate MMU2019108-1 chromosome 3, T2T-MMU8v2.0, whole genome shotgun sequence DNA region includes the following protein-coding sequences:
- the FAM133B gene encoding protein FAM133B isoform X2 yields the protein MGKRDNRVAYMNPIAMARSRGPVQSSGPTIQDYLNRPRPTWEEVKEQLEKKKKGSKALAEFEEKMNENWKKELEKHREKLLSGSESSSKKRQRKKKEKKKSGRYSSSSSSSSDSSSSSSDSEDEDKKQGKRRKKKKNRSHKSSESSMSETESDSKDSLKKKKKSKDGTEKEKDIKGLSKKRKMYSEDKPLSSESLSESEYIEEVRAKKKKSSEEREKATARKNEKEKEA
- the FAM133B gene encoding protein FAM133B isoform X1, giving the protein MGKRDNRVAYMNPIAMARSRGPVQSSGPTIQDYLNRPRPTWEEVKEQLEKKKKGSKALAEFEEKMNENWKKELEKHREKLLSGSESSSKKRQRKKKEKKKSGRYSSSSSSSSDSSSSSSDSEDEDKKQGKRRKKKKNRSHKSSESSMSETESDSKDSLKKKKKSKDGTEKEKDIKGLSKKRKMYSEDKPLSSESLSESEYIEEEKTKKKKKHKKHSKKKKKKAASSSPDSP
- the FAM133B gene encoding protein FAM133B, whose translation is MGKRDNRVAYMNPIAMARSRGPVQSSGPTIQDYLNRPRPTWEEVKEQLEKKKKGSKALAEFEEKMNENWKKELEKHREKLLSGSESSSKKRQRKKKEKKKSGRYSSSSSSSSDSSSSSSDSEDEDKKQGKRRKKKKNRSHKSSESSMSETESDSKDSLKKKKKSKDGTEKEKDIKGLSKKRKMYSEDKPLSSESLSESEYIEEVRAKKKKSSEEREKATEKTKKKKKHKKHSKKKKKKAASSSPDSP